From the genome of Tindallia californiensis, one region includes:
- the ptb gene encoding phosphate butyryltransferase — protein sequence MIKSMQDLMDFARERGPKTVAVACAQDLDVLKAVTRAKESRVADAILVGDQNKIEALASENSLDLSSFEIINIVDMMEASLKAVELVSSGKAHMVMKGLVDTSIFLKAVLNAEIGLRTGNVLSHVAVFDIKGFDRLFLVTDAAMNIDPDLETKKQIIENAVVVAKALDIEEPKVASICAKEKANPKMPDTMDAAALTEMNEKGELTGCLVGGPFALDNAVSEEAARIKGIEHPVAGKADILLAPDIEGGNILYKTLGFMMFASNAAVIVGAKAPIVLTSRADSDESKLNSIALGVLCAAKLF from the coding sequence ATGATTAAATCCATGCAGGATCTAATGGACTTTGCTCGTGAAAGAGGACCTAAAACTGTTGCTGTTGCGTGTGCGCAGGATTTGGATGTCTTAAAGGCAGTTACAAGAGCAAAAGAGTCGAGGGTTGCGGACGCTATATTGGTGGGAGATCAGAATAAAATAGAAGCTCTTGCCAGTGAAAACAGTTTGGATCTCAGTAGCTTTGAAATAATAAACATAGTGGATATGATGGAGGCTTCTCTGAAAGCAGTGGAACTGGTTTCTAGTGGCAAAGCACACATGGTGATGAAAGGCCTTGTAGATACTTCTATTTTTCTAAAGGCTGTGCTTAACGCAGAAATTGGCCTTCGGACAGGTAATGTATTGAGCCATGTAGCTGTTTTTGATATTAAAGGTTTTGATCGATTGTTCTTAGTGACAGATGCCGCCATGAACATTGATCCAGACTTGGAAACCAAAAAGCAAATCATTGAAAATGCCGTGGTAGTAGCAAAGGCCCTTGATATTGAAGAGCCTAAAGTAGCTTCTATTTGTGCAAAAGAAAAAGCTAACCCTAAAATGCCAGATACGATGGATGCAGCTGCTTTAACAGAGATGAATGAAAAAGGAGAACTAACAGGTTGCCTTGTCGGTGGTCCTTTTGCTTTGGATAATGCAGTGTCAGAAGAAGCCGCACGGATTAAGGGGATAGAACATCCCGTTGCTGGAAAAGCAGATATCTTATTGGCGCCGGATATTGAAGGTGGAAACATTCTTTATAAAACCTTAGGATTTATGATGTTTGCCAGCAATGCAGCGGTTATTGTCGGAGCAAAAGCACCTATTGTGCTAACTTCCAGAGCAGATAGTGATGAATCAA
- the buk gene encoding butyrate kinase, translating to MSKEYVLVINPGSTSTKVAIFKEEGIVHEKKLEHAVDELKQFEKLADQYSYRKALIEDWMKECSIKVGSLRAVVGRGGLLRPMPGGTYSVTDAMIKDLQTGYQGEHASNLGGILAKAIADEADAESYIVDPVAVDEFENLARLSGVPELERKSLGHALNIKAVARRAAEERHKSIDNANFVVAHLGGGISVAPLLKGRAVDYNNANEMGPFSPERAGGVPSGDLMRMCFSGKYNQKEIMNKLRGYGGMTAYLGTNDVREVEKQIEDGNQDAKRVYEAMAYQIAKEIGAMATVLKGEIDAIIITGGMAYSEKLIAAIKEYIGFMAPVMVYPGEDEMIALNEGALRVLRSEEKAKVYEEEVEL from the coding sequence TTGAGTAAAGAATATGTATTGGTGATCAACCCGGGATCAACATCAACGAAAGTAGCCATTTTTAAGGAAGAAGGAATTGTTCACGAAAAAAAGCTAGAACACGCCGTTGATGAGTTGAAGCAGTTTGAAAAATTGGCTGATCAATACAGCTATCGTAAAGCCTTAATTGAAGACTGGATGAAAGAATGTAGTATTAAGGTAGGCTCTTTACGAGCTGTAGTAGGTCGAGGAGGTTTATTAAGGCCTATGCCAGGTGGTACCTATAGCGTTACAGATGCTATGATAAAAGATTTACAAACGGGATATCAAGGAGAACATGCTTCTAATTTAGGAGGAATCCTTGCAAAAGCAATTGCTGATGAAGCGGATGCCGAATCATATATTGTTGATCCGGTGGCTGTAGATGAATTTGAAAATCTTGCACGTCTTTCCGGTGTACCTGAGTTGGAGCGTAAATCTTTAGGGCATGCATTAAATATCAAAGCTGTTGCCAGGAGAGCGGCAGAGGAACGGCATAAATCCATTGACAATGCCAACTTTGTTGTGGCCCATCTTGGCGGTGGAATATCCGTTGCACCTCTTTTAAAGGGAAGAGCTGTAGACTATAACAATGCTAACGAAATGGGGCCCTTCTCACCTGAAAGAGCCGGAGGAGTGCCATCCGGTGATTTGATGCGCATGTGTTTCTCTGGGAAGTATAACCAAAAAGAAATTATGAATAAGCTTCGCGGTTATGGTGGTATGACGGCTTATCTTGGAACCAACGATGTAAGAGAAGTGGAAAAACAGATAGAAGATGGAAACCAGGATGCTAAACGGGTATATGAGGCAATGGCCTACCAGATTGCCAAAGAGATTGGCGCGATGGCCACCGTTCTAAAAGGAGAGATAGATGCCATTATTATTACAGGTGGCATGGCTTATTCAGAAAAACTAATCGCCGCCATTAAAGAATATATAGGCTTTATGGCTCCTGTGATGGTATATCCAGGAGAAGATGAGATGATTGCTTTGAATGAAGGAGCTTTGCGAGTGCTTCGTAGCGAAGAAAAAGCTAAAGTTTATGAGGAAGAGGTGGAATTATAA